The following nucleotide sequence is from Pagrus major chromosome 13, Pma_NU_1.0.
AACACAGTCTAATGCTGTATTTGTACCTCAGGGGATACACACTGGATTTTATTGCACCTCTTAGCAAATTTTCATAGACAGCAAGACCTCCTCAAATCATTTACAACAACGGTCGTAACACAGCACGCTGGCATTAGCCTAAAGGTCAGGAAAAAGCACTTCTacttattttcttattataaCATGAAGAGGAAACATTTGTTTATCCTTTGTTTCAGTAAAGGAACCGGATTATACAGCAAAGCAATGTAAGACCTGACATTTAAAGGAAATTGGACATGTATATGAAAGGAGTCTCTCACTGTGAGAGAGGGGGGGGTTATCACCTAACTCTACAGTTACCCTGAGCTCTGCAGAGCTTTATAGTGTTTGTTTCTTCATCCCACAACTTTAccgttcactctcactgctctcatagcACCGTCTCTagctgcagcaggaagctgTTTTTGGCTAAAAAGCTCTAAGCCACCCACCGTGCCCTGCATGTCcagcaccaaatggcagacagacaatGGTAGCAACTAGCAGGTAACAAAAAgtagagcatttagcagctgaagagctagatatttccctcaggagcaGGTGGAAGGCAAAACAGTGCTGAAAGACAATGAATACTGGATTTGGACAAACACAACTacaaatgaatgttaatgttgcacCATAACTACTTAAGAGCGATGCTGGAGGCATGTTTGCCATATCGTCtcaaaagaatgtgaaaaaaataatagttctgaggttatgtcaaagacgtctgtgtaTCGTCTTGCAGAggtatctgctgaagttagcatgctaagcaaCTAGCcccgcagtgtgtgtgtgtggaatatgaattcaacagggcgccatttcttacacattgcacctttaaggtaaAGATTCACTATTGGTCTAAAAAATCTTCAAGACATGATAAGCATTAAAACCGGTTTTGCTTGCATTAATTATTCCTTCTGTTTATACTGTACAACATCCCCTTTTTTTTATCCATCCctccactgcagctcaacaggGAAACTGTCCATGGAACACAAATATTGAATTGGAACTATTGTCCTAAAAATACTCTAACTTTGGAAGATATCCAAGTGGTTTGGCTAACTAAGACTGCTAAAGCCTCATATTACTTTATTAGTGGAGTGTGTTCCCAATGTTTTAGATTGAAAGTGCTTTAGAAGGGGGTCTTTTAATTCAAaccaaatcaaaaatcaaattagtttatttatatagcccaaaatcacaatcacattgcctcagtaggctttacagtctgtacattgaacgacatcctctgtccttagaccctaAATTCAAGTTAGGAAAAACGCAAACTGCCAGTATGAACAGGAGGAATGAATAAAACCCTGTCTCGTTGATCATATGGGCACCTGACAGACTTGAAAAACTGTAACCCTGTCCTTTAATGGCGGTTTCAAGCTAATCCTTTTCCTAAGTGGCAAGTTTAAATCCTTTCACCAACTGGGAAAAAACATATTAGGGAAACTTAGTAACTCTCCCTGAACAACTACAGTCAAGGTGCTCTTGAGAACTTAATCCCCAACTGCTCCAGTGAAGCTGCCGAGCAGACAGGAGTGGCCAGGTGTGAATACGTGGAGACTCTGACGAAGGGCAATTCTGAAAAAGAGCTCAGTCTGCTTTCCCCTGGATAAGTCAAGGTTGAAAAACAGTCATACCGCAGCCGCCGCCTCACCTCGTTCGCTGTGCTCCTGCTGGCTGAGCAGCTCAGAGCGGAGTTTCTCCAGGTTGTGTTTGCTCTCCTCCAGCTGGGCCTGGATCTGCTGCAGGCTCTGCTCGGCCTCCTCTCTGCCAGCCGCAGCCTGCCGGACCTCCATCCAGCTTTGCTccagctcctgctgctgctgcctcagttTGCTCTCATCTGAGGAGGATGTACAAAGGTAAACTGAAGTGCATTAAACTGCCAAAACACGGCTACCcaacagataaacagataatACGTTATAATAAGGTGTTGAGAGTTGTAAGACTACTCACACTGTTCTTTCAGATCCGCCAGAGTTTTCTCGATGAGCTCTGGGGTTCTTTTGAGCTCCTGTGTCAGcttgtctctctcttcacacaCCAAACTAAGCTCTGTCTTGAGGTTTGTAATGCTGCAGGGCAACAAAGACAAGATGGCAGAGCAAATAAAGGAGCAGAGTCAAGCAGAGAGTTAAAGAAGTAACTGCACAGTGCATAACAAAGTACGCCAGACTCtaaacagacagaaagcaaCTGTTTTTACATGTGGACTAATGACTCTGCATATTGAGTCGTATTGTGATGGATTGACAAAttataaaagaaatatatatatgatttCAATCATGTCATCCAGCCCAATATCAAAATGTAACAAAGCTGCATAGGTGCCTTTAtgcttattttgaaaagcaaaaTGCCTTTTCAAATATTAAGTTTGTAGTAGTTCTTTGAATCAGGCTACTAACTCTCTGAATTAAGTGTTGATGGATTAAATTTATGCTTAAAATGTTACCAGTAATTACGCATTTTAACCAATTAACCATTAAGAATACAAAAAACACCTGCTGCTAACAGCTTATGAATGTTATGAAAACATGCTCAACTTTCCTCAATTCAtattaaaaaattatatattttgattttggAGGCTGTTGATCAGAATAAGCATTTTTGAGACATCCCTTTAGGCTTAAGTGTAATTGCAACCTGCATTTGGAGTCAACCTTGACATTTTGGAGTAAATATGTGatcaaataattttaaaaaaataattggcagtCCGCCACAGGCATAATGTGACACCTTCCAGAGCACACATAAtgatgaatatttgaatttgtACATGTGTTTGGAAAActttttgacagatattaaaTCACTGCAGCCACTTAAGaatttgttgcattttgtttcaAGTGAGTATTGAGATTGAATAGCTATTTTCCTAATGTAATGGTTGATGAATTATTTGTTAAACCAAACCCTAAAAAAAAGGCTTTCTTGTACCCAGGTTGGGTAAAAATCCTTTCTGTGCATTCATCATGTAAAaatgacatgtgtgtgtgaaacctcATACCTGTCTGCAGCTTGTTCTGCCTGTTTACTGGCCCGCTGAACTTTCTGCAGAGCAGCCCTCCTCATGATCAAACCTGacagaggaaaacattgtgatgtACTGTCTTCAGCAGGCATATTAATTTTAAACTGAAGCACTGCAATCGGCACATTGAGATGCTTATTAAATCACACCTTGAATTGTCTCCACTCGTCCTTTAGCAAAAGTTAGCCTCTGGGTTAAAGTGCCGAGCTTTGTTTGAGCTGCATCCACTTGTGCCACCTTGCTTTCAAATGCCAGACTGAACCTGTGAGGCACAGAATGTGTAAATATACAGCATTAAttgcaacaaaactgaaaactgaacatgctttatccttcattttttttctaattgatTGAGTAATTCTCctattttttaattcagataCATTTCTTTTACCTGTGCACAGCTTCTGTGAGAGTTTTGAGTTCAGTCTCTGCTTTCTGATTCTGTGACTTCAGCTGGAAGTTTTCCTTGTGAGCTTGAACCAAGTCCTGTTTTAATGTCtgggaataaaacacacatccatATAATTGAGTATCTTACACAAATCCACTGTGACTCTCAGTTTTGAGAATGTCTCCTTTCCCAGCTGCTGTTCTTAAACCCACAACCGCAACTTGAACCTAGCAAAGTTTTCACATAGTCAGCATTTTGTGCGGTGCTACAAATGTACAAGCGTTTATCACTTTGCTAAGCAGCCCCAAATTTATAGTGCATCATCAAATTTTCAGACAGCCACGTAAATCACATCACTCGCTCTGGTACTAACCTCCTTTTCCACTCTCTCCAAGTCCAGCTCAGCTATCCTGTCATCTAGACTGTGTTGGAGCAAACTAGCACGATGCTGctcctgctggagctgctgctccATGGATCTGACCTAAAAACACAGAGTCAtactttaaaacacagtttcaAACACAATGGGCATGTTTGTACTGTGGTAAACTAAGTATGATTGTTTAAATACACTTGAAAGAAGGTGATCCTTCTCTCCTCTTAGTTCAATGTCCTTCGAGCGAAGCTGGACACATAACTTGaacactttctctctccagaGATGAAGCACTTGAAGTCCGTCCCATCCATTCTTCGCAAGTGGGTCTGTTGAGATCTATGGATACATACAAATGAGTGGTAAATGTACACACTCATTCAATAAATGCTTCATATTCACATGGGTAATTATTGCTTACAAATTAGCCTTGATGTTTTCCAAAGCATTCTCaagcttttaaaaatgataagcGCTGTTTCCTGTCAACCCACAGCAACCACAGCAATCAGAGAGGAGTTTTTTTCCAAGTAACCTCTGCAAAAACACTAATGAACATATTGTGACCACCTGTATCACGCAACTTTCAAGTTCCTAAGATCACTTTGACATTTATTCTAAACTAACCAAAATGCAATTCAAAAGTAAGAAGAATCCATCCAAAGGGATGAAAAATGCTTAATATGTCACCTGCAGAGTCATACTTTATGTGCAGATCATTTGGATAGACCTTAGGTGAAGTGTTCAGTCAACTGAATTGCTCCTGCAGGGCTTCGCCATCTTATCTGGAGCTTTTCCATCAATCTTAAACCCTGTGGTCTGCATAAGTGTCTTCAAGAACCATGAAGTGCAGccaaactcctctctctcttttattcgGACTTTTGGgatatgaaaatttcacaaCTTAAAGCCTACAGCACACAATGACAGACAGCTGCTTGGTCTACACAGGAGAGCAGTGGCTCGGCCTgcaactgttgctgctgctcatCGTGCTATCAGCATAGGCTTGTATCACACATCACTATGTGAGGAACAAACACTCACCTTCTTCACCATTTTCTCTTCTTGCAGGGTAAGTATCTCACTCACAGAGTTGAGCCTGACAGTCAAAAGCTCTGTTGTCATCTGAAGAGCTGCTTTCTCTTTGTTCAGCCTCTACAAAATGGAGAATATTAGAATATAAATTACACAATACTATAATAGACAGGATTATTACAATACGCATGTTATTCcttaaaatacatgtaaacactTATTTGCTTCATAATTTCTTCTTTAAGCTGCAAAAAAGAACAAGATTTTAAGTTATAAATTCTCATGCAATTACTTTACAGTAGGCTGATTGCAATCAATAATGTTTATATTGCCTTCACCTCAACAGTGTCATTTAATCGctccttctctcctttctctggGGCGAGCTGGCCGATGTAATTTCTGAGGCTGTGCAGCGTTGCCGATTGTGTCTCAAAAGCCTGTCCcatttggctgaaaaataaacccCATCCCCCAATAAAATCAGCGAATCTGACTACAAAGTGTTATAGATGTTTCAGCTCTGTTCAGTTTTAGATTGACTGTGGCACCTTAAATGTTCTCTCAGCCCATCTCTCTCAGTGGATACCTCTGCCAGAGTGCTTTTTAGCTGCAGCACTTCTGAGGTCATTGATTGAAGTCTGTCCTGTagttcactgtttgttttccttgcTGCAGCCAACTCTGCACTGTGTGAAGCATTCAGCTGTTGCAGCTGAAAGTGAATAGAAGCAAACAATGGAAATTTAGGACATATACAAATAATGATGTAATGCCTTATTGATCCCCAAGGAGAAGTTCTCCTTTCACTTGTTTTCCTCCTGAGGAAGGTCAGAGTAAAGTGTCCATTACAGAAAAGCTGTGCTACGTGCTCTGCGTCCTGCTCAGGGATGCAGCAGCCGGAGCACATGCCTGCTGACATGGGCTGTGGGATGCAGGGTCTTGAGCTGAAGTCGCTCAAATTAGTCTATGATGGTATTCATTTTCCTTGTAGAGATTGTGCTACACACCTCCGCCTCCTGCTTCTTGTGCATTTCTTCCAGCTGTTCTGACAGTCGAAGAGTCTGCTGTTTGgcctcctcctcagcctgtAACCTGCCCATTTCAGCCTTCAGAGCAAGGTCCCGggcctcctcttttctcctctctacaTCTCTCCTCAGCTTTGTAACTTCCTCAGCGGACTCTCCCTTTAGTCTTTCAAGCtacaagaaacaaaaatgttgataaacataaaacaatcttttatatatatatatatatatatatatatatatatatatatatatatatatgtatgtgtgtgtgtgtgtgtgtgacactaaTGATAGTGAAACTTGCTAAATTAAAACTGTCTGTTAACTGCTAggtattttttatatattttttttatattttgttatatttgttcactgaagctgtgtgttgtgatttgtcattttctgtcttatgttatttcatttgttttcagatcTTTATACTTGGATTTGTTGATTCTTTactattttaatttgtattttttgtctttgaaatgttaataattttctgaaactgtgtgtttgttgtttgtcattttatgtcTTGTGTTATTTCACTTGCTTTCTGGTCTTTATGCTTGGCTTTGTTGATACTattgtaatttgtattttttttggtcATTGAAATGTTAATAAGGACCCCAGAAAGACTAGCAATTACTCTTTGGAAGCTAATGAGGTTACATTAAAGAGTGAGAATTATCATAAAACTACAAGAGTGTACCAAAAACACCAGACTGCAAACTGCCAAAATAAGTTACAGGATTGCTGTGATTCTCAGGTGATCTTTGTCAACAACCGagtcaaaatgaaatgttttgtcagtAAATAGCATTACCTGTGAGCTTATTTCCTCCTTCCGAGCACTGTTGTGAACGAGCTCTTCTCTGATCTGGCGGAGTTCAGTCTTAGCCTTACGTAGCTCTTCATGCACTGTTTCCAACTCATGGCTCTGTCTGTCACACAAAGGTTATGCCATGTTAAGATTGTTCAACATGATTCATCGCTAAACTCTGAAATGTTTGGTTATATAGACAATGTCAGACAACAGGATCATATCTCCTACCTGTTCACAGTGCCGTCTTGGTCTCTCATCTCTTCCCTGTGTCTCCCTGCAGTGTCCTTCAGGGCCTCCACCTGCCTCTTCAACCTCTCAGCTTCCGCCTTATGCTTCTCTGCCTCTCGACGCCACTCTGACTCCCATCTGGACCACTGCTCACTTCTCTCTACACATCTGTGTTTGAGGGAGAGAAGCTTTTTGTGATCCTGACATGCCACTTAATTTACAGAGAAAACTGGTAATTCTGACAAGAGAAAGCATATTGTAGAATACCTTGTCCTAGGGTCTGATGGATCATCCACAGGGATCCTTCCTCTTATGCTGTCCTCTTGTAACATCATGATCCTCTGATTTTCCTTCCTCAGCTCCAAGATTTCCTGCTGGGCCTGACTGATGGCAAGCCATGGACTGGCAGGACTGGGATCCCCTGAAGGCACTGATGCTACGCCTGGACTTATCCAAGAGATGGGTGGTGTTGCCCCTGGCTTTTGAACAGCTCTGTGTGGTCCAGCAAATGGGACACTCGATGCAAAGTGCGATGGGGGTACCAGGTCGTCCTGGACAGTCCCTTGAAAATATcataatataaatgtttatttgtgcGCATGCGTTAGTTTGTCCAGTCGTGTGTACCAAGATAATGTTTGTGATGCTTCCCAAGCGGAGCCATTTCACAACGAGCTTTCAAGAAAGTTACAAAGATAAACAAGACAGTTTACAGTCTCCCCTGAATGCAACCTCATCTTGTTAAATGTTGGTTAACGCTAAAGCTGACAAATGCAGACATGTTGTCGTGTTGAGCCAGGTAACGAAACATTGCAGGCTAaggttagctagctaacattatcTTGAACTTAACATTCGTCTGAAGTTACAAGAAAATGTCAACCAACCATGCGGCGAAAACAAAGCAACTTACTTGAAGTCGCTGGTGAGGTAAAGTCCGTGGGTACTATGAGCCTTTCTTTTCCCAAGTTATGTCTCTCCATGTTCATCACTGTAAACCATAAACTTTGCTAACTGTCCGAGGTTGTTTGGGTGCTCTTAACGGTTGTTCTCCCGCGAGTCACGTCATTCGTCGTTGCCTTAGTTACGGGTTACCAAGCGGTGACCAAGCTCCTCAATTCGACATTGTTTGCCAACGTTAGCCAACTTTTAATCCTCAATTTACACGTTGGTTAACCTGCAAATGCCTGCAACATACTGGCAAATATTTATGTTCATGAAGTTATTGTAAATCGAGTGATTTATCAA
It contains:
- the cchcr1 gene encoding coiled-coil alpha-helical rod protein 1, translating into MNMERHNLGKERLIVPTDFTSPATSRTVQDDLVPPSHFASSVPFAGPHRAVQKPGATPPISWISPGVASVPSGDPSPASPWLAISQAQQEILELRKENQRIMMLQEDSIRGRIPVDDPSDPRTRCVERSEQWSRWESEWRREAEKHKAEAERLKRQVEALKDTAGRHREEMRDQDGTVNRQSHELETVHEELRKAKTELRQIREELVHNSARKEEISSQLERLKGESAEEVTKLRRDVERRKEEARDLALKAEMGRLQAEEEAKQQTLRLSEQLEEMHKKQEAELQQLNASHSAELAAARKTNSELQDRLQSMTSEVLQLKSTLAEVSTERDGLREHLSQMGQAFETQSATLHSLRNYIGQLAPEKGEKERLNDTVERLNKEKAALQMTTELLTVRLNSVSEILTLQEEKMVKKISTDPLAKNGWDGLQVLHLWREKVFKLCVQLRSKDIELRGEKDHLLSSVRSMEQQLQQEQHRASLLQHSLDDRIAELDLERVEKETLKQDLVQAHKENFQLKSQNQKAETELKTLTEAVHRFSLAFESKVAQVDAAQTKLGTLTQRLTFAKGRVETIQGLIMRRAALQKVQRASKQAEQAADSITNLKTELSLVCEERDKLTQELKRTPELIEKTLADLKEQYESKLRQQQQELEQSWMEVRQAAAGREEAEQSLQQIQAQLEESKHNLEKLRSELLSQQEHSERALQERVSEIKDRCAEKLREMEVQVNTAKREHTKAVMTLRQFEREAARKQEEMREGRHKKREVKNTHLKEKEKDKNLLLATVAERGLASEYTRAHTAALQNFAAPREKPSERSCPVGAKVQLPADEKLLSVLEELHSLSAAVVNSSEDSAEEEGQSDSVGPSTGSPHS